A single window of Crassostrea angulata isolate pt1a10 chromosome 8, ASM2561291v2, whole genome shotgun sequence DNA harbors:
- the LOC128159133 gene encoding uncharacterized protein LOC128159133: MRSTNGVEEYWRRGSEGMKNMSESVFVGLCEIMGTSQQVAGRREGTVIREMVIRRITPNDGIIQMDSGSRKEGFRLKGSDMDTMFWPNNHRVIMDMSQSEYYNTANTTLILSDSSESPPGFTLLQLLTPSRYNEVQSACVRINNRVYISSSIYRGLTGSIVFSDSQICGPVSTGIRRGVEYDHAWCFVCDFWPQSACSWLDRCHSWPDPEVVNDIFRNGCHYIPIGARGPPEDEEWKIFFSKAEFKLVSSMNHSQFLTYGLLKIFKKEVINHEIIFGQSFRADTCGLLSSYHIKTAILWTIQQNTLPHWNPQNLLAGFWVCFKLLLKWVYEGVCPNFFIPQSNLFQREIHGSAQNKLFLQLHELYNKGLACLLKSPSIRSYIIDVMYNPRLSLCTDEIVMSEVDSDLELVKQCCSTDNLISDLRPLVQAILQVEQLVDSPLCQYQAVALRNLASAFFKNTAIIIHNIHTNTGVNKDVYTADKMSCRMLKLAAKFGCISDMLYIAMYYYKTLRYREALSVIEVTKVKLAQPYLMYRGHVDREMFTEAVGGQSWSVKMRQAVAMDIKLRTLIYYISELTPEQQSAEKNREPILYVPIFVMLHFLEFLCHRHIDTTLSQAALDELLVVVHCDQGLYVSEYCRDISWEILGICQQITGNLQAALYSYQQSPTQYPFHKIQTATQRRIQDVVQSIPLT; encoded by the exons ATGCGCAGTACGAACGGGGTAGAGGAATACTGGCGCAGAGG GAGTGAGGGAATGAAAAACATGTCAGAGTCAGTGTTTGTGGGACTGTGTGAGATAATGGGGACCTCACAACAGGTGGCCGGAAGGAGGGAGGGAACGGTCATCAGGGAAATGGTGATCAGACGAATTACACCTAATGATGGGATCATTCAGATGGATAGTGGAAGTAGGAAAGAAGGTTTCAGGCTGAAGGGATCAGATATGGACACTATGTTCTGGCCAAACAACCACCGAGTGATCATGGACATGTCTCAGTCTGAGTACTACAACACAGCCAATACAACTTTGATTCTCTCTGACAGTTCtgagagtccaccaggattcacttTACTTCAGTTATTGACACCATCAAGATACAATGAAGTCCAATCAGCGTGTGTTAGAATAAACAACAGAGTCTATATATCTAGTTCTATATACAGAGGGTTAACTGGTTCAATTGTATTTTCTGATTCCCAAATATGTGGACCCGTTAGTACTGGTATTAGAAGGGGAGTAGAATATGATCATGCCTGGTGTTTTGTCTGTGACTTTTGGCCGCAGTCTGCATGCTCATGGCTAGACCGATGTCACTCCTGGCCTGATCCTGAAGTTGTCAATGACATTTTCAGAAATGGATGTCACTATATACCAATAGGCGCAAGAGGACCCCCTGAGGATGAAGAgtggaagatttttttttccaaggcAGAATTTAAACTTGTGTCCTCAATGAATCACAGTCAGTTTTTGACTTATGGAttgcttaaaatattcaaaaaggAAGTTATCAATCACGAAATTATTTTTGGGCAATCATTCCGTGCAGATACCTGTGGATTGTTGAGTTCCTATCACATAAAGACAGCAATTCTTTGGACcattcaacaaaacacactaCCTCATTGGAATCCACAAAATCTTTTAGCCggtttctgggtctgctttaAACTCCTTCTTAAATGGGTGTATGAGGGAGTTTGTCCCAACTTTTTCATCCCACAAAGCAATTTGTTCCAGAGAGAAATCCATGGCTCAGCACAAAACAAATTGTTCCTACAGTTACATGAATTGTACAACAAAGGTCTGGCCTGTCTGTTAAAGAGTCCCTCTATCAGGTCCTACATCATTGATGTCATGTACAATCCCAGACTCTCTCTTTGTACAGATGAGATTGTTATGTCCGAAGTTGATAGTGATCTAGAACTTGtcaaacaatgttgttcaactGATAATCTGATCTCAGACCTTCGTCCCCTTGTACAAGCTATACTTCAAGTAGAACAATTGGTAGATTCTCCTCTGTGTCAGTATCAAGCTGTCGCGTTACGGAATCTTGCATCTGCCTTCTTTAAGAATACTGCAATTATAATACATAACATACACACTAACACGGGTGTTAACAAAGATGTATATACTGCTGACAAAATGTCCTGTCGCATGCTGAAATTAGCAGCCAAGTTTGGGTGTATATCTGACATGTTGTACAttgccatgtattattacaagacaCTCAGATACAGGGAAGCTTTATCTGTTATAGAGGTTACAAAGGTCAAGTTAGCACAGCCATATCTAATGTATAGGGGACATGTAGACAGAGAGATGTTTACTGAAGCTGTAGGCGGACAGTCATGGTCTGTAAAGATGAGACAGGCTGTAGCAATGGATATCAAACTTAGAACACTAATCTATTATATCAGTGAACTAACACCAGAACAACAGTCTGCTGAAAAGAACAGGGAGCCTATATTATATGTCCCAATATTTGTGATGTTACACTTCCTAGAGTTCCTGTGTCACAGACACATTGATACAACACTATCACAAGCAGCTCTAGATGAGCTACTGGTCGTAGTCCACTGTGATCAGGGACTGTATGTATCTGAATACTGCAGAGACATCTCCTGGGAGATCCTGGGGATCTGTCAGCAGATCACAGGGAACCTCCAGGCTGCTCTATACTCATACCAACAGTCACCCACACAATATCCATTCCACAAAATACAAACTGCCACACAGAGGAGAATACAGGATGTGGTTCAGTCAATTCCattaacataa
- the LOC128160454 gene encoding uncharacterized protein LOC128160454: MELKITTSKNSINIVHLKMDSLNQGMSEGMKNMSESVFVGLCEIMGTSQQVAGRREATVIREMVNRRITPNDGIIQMDSGSRKEGFRLKGSVMDTMFWPNNHRVIMDMSQSEYYNTANTTLILSDSSACPPGFTILQLLTPPRYNEVQSACVRMNNRVYISSSKYREMTCTIVFSDSKLYGPVSTGIRRGVEYDHAWCFVCDFWPQSACSWIDRCHSWPDPEVVKDIVRNGCHYIPLGARGPLEDKKWKISFSKAEFKLVSSMNHSQFLTYGLLKVFFKEIIFRQSIREETCGLLSSYHVKTAILWTIQQNTLPHWNPQNLLAGFWVCFKLLLKWVYQGVCPNFFIPQNNLFNRRVHGSVQNRLFLELHELYNKGLVCLLQSSSLRSYIIDIMYNPRLSLCTEEIVMSEVDSDLELVKQCCSTDNLISDLRPLVQAIHQVEQLVDSPLSQYQAVSLRNLASAFFKNTAIIIHNIYTNTGVNKDVYTADKMSCRMLKLAAKFGCISDMLYIAMYYYKTLRYREALSVIEVTKVKLAQPYLMYRGHVDREMFTEAVGGQSWSVKMRQAVAIDIILDNEICYISELTPEQQSAEKNREPILYVPIFVMLHFLEFLCHRHIDTTLSQAALDELLVLVHCDQGLYVSEYCGDISWEILGICQQITGNLQAALYSYQQSLTQYPFHKIQTATQKRIQDVIQSVQLQ, translated from the exons ATGGAATTGAAAATTACCACGTCTAAAAATAGCATTAACATTGTTCACCTTAAAATGGATTCTCTCAACCAAGGAAT GAGTGAGGGAATGAAAAACATGTCAGAGTCAGTGTTTGTTGGACTGTGTGAGATAATGGGGACCTCACAACAGGTGGCCGGCAGGAGGGAGGCAACGGTCATCAGGGAAATGGTGAACAGACGAATTACACCTAATGATGGGATCATTCAGATGGATAGTGGAAGTAGGAAAGAAGGATTCAGACTGAAGGGATCAGTTATGGACACTATGTTCTGGCCAAACAACCACCGAGTGATCATGGACATGTCTCAGTCTGAGTATTACAACACAGCCAATACAACCTTGATTCTCTCTGACAGTTCTGCGTGTCCACCAGGATTCACTATACTTCAGTTATTGACACCACCAAGATACAATGAAGTGCAATCAGCGTGTGTCAGAATGAATAACAGAGTCTATATATCTAGTTCTAAATACAGAGAGATGACTTGTACAATTGTATTTTCTGATTCCAAACTATATGGACCCGTTAGTACTGGTATTAGAAGAGGAGTAGAATATGATCATGCCTGGTGTTTTGTCTGTGACTTTTGGCCGCAGTCTGCATGCTCATGGATAGACCGATGTCACTCCTGGCCTGATCCTGAAGTTGTCAAGGACATTGTCAGAAATGGATGTCACTATATACCACTAGGCGCAAGAGGACCCCTTGAGGATAAAAAGTGGAAGATTTCTTTTTCCAAAGCAGAATTTAAACTTGTGTCCTCAATGAATCACAGTCAGTTTTTGACTTATGGATTGCTTAAAGTATTCttcaaagaaattatttttcggCAATCAATCCGTGAAGAAACCTGTGGATTGTTGAGTTCCTATCACGTAAAGACAGCAATTCTTTGGACcattcaacaaaacacactaCCTCATTGGAATCCACAAAATCTTTTAGCCggtttctgggtctgctttaAACTCCTTCTTAAATGGGTGTATCAGGGAGTTTGTCCTAACTTCTTCATCCCACAAAACAATTTGTTCAATAGAAGAGTCCATGGCTCAGTACAAAACAGATTGTTCCTAGAGTTACATGAATTGTACAACAAAGGTCTGGTCTGTCTGTTACAGAGTTCCTCTCTCAGGTCCTACATCATTGATATCATGTACAATCCCAGACTCTCTCTTTGTACAGAAGAGATTGTTATGTCCGAAGTTGATAGTGATCTAGAACTTGtcaaacaatgttgttcaactGATAATCTGATCTCAGACCTTCGTCCCCTTGTACAAGCTATACATCAAGTAGAACAATTGGTAGATTCTCCTCTGAGTCAGTATCAAGCTGTCTCGTTACGGAATCTTGCATCTGCCTTCTTTAAGAATACTGCAATTATAATACATAACATATACACTAACACGGGTGTTAACAAAGATGTATATACTGCTGACAAAATGTCCTGTCGCATGCTGAAATTAGCAGCCAAATTTGGGTGTATATCTGACATGTTGTACAttgccatgtattattacaagacaCTCAGATACAGGGAAGCTTTATCTGTTATAGAGGTGACAAAGGTCAAGTTAGCACAGCCATATCTAATGTATAGGGGACATGTAGACAGAGAGATGTTTACTGAAGCTGTAGGCGGACAGTCATGGTCTGTAAAGATGAGACAGGCTGTAGCAATAGATATCATACTTGACAATGAAATCTGTTATATCAGTGAACTAACACCAGAACAACAGTCTGCTGAAAAGAACAGGGAGCCTATATTATATGTCCCAATATTTGTGATGTTACACTTCCTAGAGTTCCTGTGTCACAGACACATTGATACAACACTATCACAAGCAGCTCTAGATGAGCTACTGGTCCTAGTCCACTGTGATCAGGGACTGTATGTATCTGAATACTGCGGAGACATCTCGTGGGAGatcctggggatctgtcaacagatcacaGGGAACCTCCAGGCTGCTCTATACTCATACCAACAGTCACTCACACAATATCCATTCCACAAAATACAAACTGCTACACAGAAGAGAATACAGGATGTGATTCAGTCCGTACAACTACAGTAA